The following is a genomic window from Carassius gibelio isolate Cgi1373 ecotype wild population from Czech Republic chromosome B20, carGib1.2-hapl.c, whole genome shotgun sequence.
ttttttttttttttttgccagtcagAAAGAAACCTGTACAAAGAAGCTGGAAAACGTCTCACTAAGTAACCCAAATGAGTCTTTGAAAGACTCAAAGACTCAAAATCCTgttcaaaatacattttgttacGAATATACATTTCTTATGGTTATTTGATATAAACAAAACATACCTTTCATAGAAAGGCCAAATGTATGAAAAATgtgaaatctatattttaaaaaatttgaatGATCTTAACACACAGATGATCCATTTTGCAAGCAATGTTTTGAGTTTGTCTATCTTTTATCTTGCCTTGAAATTCTCTTTTAATATCAATCCATTACATCTTTTACAGCAGAATCTGTCCAGATTTTTGTGTTATGTCATGGGATGACACTAAGTAGGATACAGGCTGCTTAGtcataaaaaacattaacaaggtGAAAGTGAAAGGCAGACCTATATAATAAAACAGGCTAAAATGAGAGATGCTGTCACAGTGTGCCTGCACATCCCTAAGAGAAGACACTAAATAGCAATTCTCTCTGTCTTGTTATTACTCTGTACTGTACTAAAGCcatctttgtttttactttactGTTTACTGTGTTACTTTCAAAATTCATAAGGAGAAAAAAGCTAACTGAGAAGGAGATCACAATGGGAGCATCAGAATCAACAGGTAAGCATAATTTTAGCATGGCTGTATTGTGTTTACATCAGTGCTAACTGTGCTaatcaataaaatgtttaatgttttgtaaCAGCTgtcaaaaataatctaaatatttattGCTGTGATTCATGATATATTttaaggtatatatatatttttttattttttatatattatatatatatattttatatatatatatatatatatataatatatatatatatatatatatatatatatatatatatatatatattatatatatatttttatatataatatatatttatatatatattatatatattttatatattatatatatatatatatatatatatatatatatatatattttttttttttttttttttttgcttaaacaaATGGTCGAgggaattttttttctattcttatTTGAAATTTAATATCTCACAAAAGAAATAAAGTAGGAGAAAAAGTATTGTTGGTGATAACCCCCAACATGTGTGCTGTTGATTTTTGACTCATTTCAGTTCTGAGAATCTGCTGTAAATTATTGATGTATTATTTTCCACGATCGAAGCATACAAATCCATGAGAAAGTTTTAGGGTTTTATGTGTTATAACTCAATGACTAATTATCTTTAGATCTAATTGACAGAAGTAATATTGGGCTCATTTTAATGGGGAGAATTTTCTGAAGTTTACACAATCTGTGTAAGTTTCATGAAGGTATGAATGAAAGCACAAAGTGAAACTACAGTTGTTTATGCTGCTTCACATCAATGCCCGTTGGGTTTTTATGTAGCTCTATGGTGAAACATGCATGGATCATAAAAAAACTGCATGCCgttattttcagaaaaatgaattatgaattattgtCAGCAGTTAATCAGGGGAAGTTAAAAGCAGAtcgtaagtttatttatttcttgtctcattcgcagttgtcgttgctaggaaacgcttgtttgtttactgttttgAGATGTGCTGCAAGGGTTGAGCAAAGatacattaaaatgtgttttaaaataaaataccaaataCCTTCATTTTAAGTGTatcaaaataaatgacaaaatacagCAACCACACATGTATCAAAATAAACTACTGTACTTTTGAATTtgaaacatatgaaaaaaaaacttttacaaggGAGCATGAAATTTCTTCGTAAACCTTCCATCAGTTGGCCCATATGATCTATCCTTCCACCATTACACTGACTCGGTTAAGTAAACAATGTCAAATCAAATATTCACATATCCCTGTGATCTTCCAGGTGAAGGTTAGCTTTAAAGTAACCAGCAGTTTAATGTTTAACAGTATGTCAATCCTAATTTAGTTGGTGTTTGGTAACGAAGGGCCTTCATCAGCAACACTGATTTAATGAAGTCACTCATAAGAAGACTGATGGCACCTGAACAGTTTTCTGACTAATTAATCATTTGAATGTTAATCATAAATGTTATAGTATATTATGTGTTAGGTATTCAATGGTTTGCAAAATCATGATCCTACTAAACAGCTACTTCCATTAGGGTACAATATTCAGcaatcaaacatttatttatcgGTGTCGCAAGGATGAAGTCACAGATCCCGACTCTCCATCTCCACAGACACACCTTTAGAGAGAAGTGCATCTTTAGGTATTATGATTATAGTGAAagagttttgttttatatttgttttattttaagtactaatttaaagctttctgtagatatatttatcatgtctgtgaggcatgtagcCTATTTGCTGAGTTTCGGTTCATATTTGTGAAGCGCTCCTGTTCAAGACGAGATGGCAGAAAgggcatcatgtttgttttctttattttataaaagcacaacgtaTCCACTGAAAAGAAATGCAAGTGATCTCGTTTGCGcctccatgtcctgcaaagcGTGCTTTAGATTCCACTCTCCGCACAAACTATTGGATACAGCTCACATTTATctatattattgattttattttaggcaagttgtGATTATTTGAGAAGGCTACATTGATCAAACAGGCTACGGTCTGCTCACTTACACTGACTGCTTggtcattactttaaaaaacaaaaacctataTTTAAACGAAAtaaaaatgctccaaacatttttataaatgaactTAAAACATATGAAACTGAACTATATTAATGGCTTaaacagtagtataagctgttggggggggggggggggttcggTGATAGGTAATTCTGATTCTgactttaaagcatttaaaataaaatttgcatGAGAAATATTGCTAAAATATCAATAGGCCTGAAGAGATGAAGTGTACTTCTCTGCATTCATGTTCTCTTAAACACTCTCCAGTCAGTGCATGCAAAGCAGTCCTGAAGCATAGATCCTCCATGCTCCAGACTTGTATGGTTTTAAATGATGGTTTTGATCGGCAGAAAAGAGGTCTGTAGGCTGGAATCAGTTTCAGAGAGATGTGGTCTGACATGCCAAGATGCAGAGATGCTGCAGCTTTATATGCTCTTAAGATATAGACCTGGTCCAGAATATTATTGTCCCTGGTCGGGAAGGTGATGCACTTAAAAACTTTGGGAAACACAGATTTCAGTTCTACATGATTAAAGTCTCCTGCTTCAATCACAAACGCCCCTGGAGCAGCCCTCCAGTTCAACAGCCTCACCGGGTATGTTGTTGTTAAGCCAAGTCTCTGTGACAATCATTACACAGCTATCCATGCCACTCAACACAATCCTCAGCTATAACACTTTGTAAGAAAGAGACTAGTAAAGTGCTGTTCTATGTGGGTTGGCATGTAGCTCCCTTCTCCGCCTCCGGTGTCACTTATACAAGATGTTAGTAGCTTCACAGGTCCACATTGTGAGTGCATAAAGTTGGTATCGTTTCCCATTAAGTACAGCTCTTCCAAATTGAATAACAGTGTTCAATGTCTGAActgacaaacaaaacaacaaactgagAGCACCAAGCCACTGTTTAATCACACGCCGCCATTTGTGGTCTGTACTGTTCTGTAACGTGCTTTTATGAACTCTAAGATTGTCCAATTTATAATGTAAGTCTATAAttttcaaggaaaaaaaaaaacatttgaaatattccTTGTGAATTTTGTCAAAACCTTTGATTTTCTGAGCCAATACACAATAGATTTCCCATTtcatatttagcttttatttgtcagtaatcatataatcataaattattttcatCTCTATTACAGAATTTGATAAACCATGGAGGGAAACACCCTGGGAGTAAGTGAAACagatttcttctttaaaaaagaaaaatgataacCTTGTACAAGCAAATGTGTGAAAAAGTCCCTTTTTCAACAGAAACAGAGAACTTTTGCAGAAGAACCTCAGGGAGCTCACGCTGAGCGATTCAAAGGTTAAGTACGTCAGGATCTTGCTAGCTGGACAAGTGGGAGCAGGAAAGTCCAGCTTCATCAACTCAGTCAATAGTGTTTTTCAAGGACAAATCACAACAGAAGCCCTTGCTGATTGTGTGTCTGGTACAAGTTTTACAAAAACAgtgagtacatgaacccatatgttttcatttaaaataaaatagcttaCTAAATTACATACTGTGAACTACACACTCCACAACAACATTTGAAATGAACCTATTAAGGCAGCACAATTGTATGATACTACTGTcacactttaataaaaataaaaaaaataaaaatacaaagacatGACAACATTACAGCCCAGTGTCACAGACGGGGCTTAGTTTAAGCCTGGACTAGGCCTTAGTTAAATCAAGGTATTTAAGCAGCGTTTATAAAAATGCCTTAGAAGAAAACATCACAGGTGTGCACCTTGAGACAGAACAATGGCACTGACTTATTTGAAGATATTTTCAGTTGGGTCTAGCCTTAAGCCTCGTCTGTGAAACCGGGTGTACATgtgttgcatttttttaaattgatgaaCTACTGAAGTGTGCATCTGGATTTATGCCAACAAGTCCCTGTATTACTACACAAGCAAAAGTAGTCATCCACATGAAACCGCACAGATGGCTTGTTTTATGTGCTGGTTGCTTTTGCATGTGTCCATGtcacaaacatttgaatgttgttcatttaaagtcatatttctgcatttttctaCAGTACAGAACATATTACATGGGAAATGGACAATCACTTCTGCCTTTTGTCTTCAATGACATGATGGGCTTAGAATCTGGAGATTCAGAGGGTGCCGATCCAGAAGACATTGTCAAAGCCCTTAAGGGTCTCTTGAAGGAAGGATACGATGTGAGGAGGAAACATTTTGCTTATTCGTTTACTCAGATTTAAAGTGGCTTTGGGAAAttgtttacatttgattaaaaaaatgcattgacgTCGCAGAAGTATAAAGTAGTGCCTTTCCTCTTTTATCCTTGATCTGAGGAGACAAGATTTATGACCTCTTTCCTCTCATCTCGGTTTTTCTCTTACACTTAGTTCAATCCAACTGATTCTGCTAAAAAGAAGGGCTACAGAAGTAAAGCAAGCAAGTCTGAGGATCTGACACACTGCCTGGTCTACGTCATCGCAGCTGACAAGGTATCGATGATGAATGATGAAGTcttcaaaaagattaaatatattaGACAGAAGGCCAGCGAACTGGGTGAGTGTTAcagcaatacattttaataatctgatcAAATCTCCACATGATAAATGCATGACTCattattaattttcattcatAGATTCATTCAAAGTTTTTGAAACTTTCCTAATGCCGCAAAAATGATGTAGAATGTATGAAGACTTTAAGGAACATAacgcaataaataaatatttacatttatgttcgcATTCAACAGAAATTCCTCAGGCAGTCATCATGACGAGGGTGGATGAAGCATGCCCACTAGTCCAAGACGATCTGAGAAAAATCTACACTAGCAAGAAGATAAAACAAAAGGTAATACTATTACTGTTCTCAGATACAGAatgtggtagcactttatttcacagtcctgttcctcatgtacatactatgtacttattatagtaattacaataactatgtaataactaggtactacccctgaacctacccctaaacctaaccatgtagttaccttgtattaccagaagtTTCTTAGagaaatacactgtaagtacactataactacatgtaagtacacgtactgtaaaataaacccAGAATGTGGTCAGTCCTCTGGGACGGTTTCCAGTTTTGTTTAACATTCTAGGGCTTTAcaacataataatgataataatacattaattaagTTACTTGCTGCAAATTATTAGTATGGCttggaaaaaaaagttttcagttttaataattgaAGTCACCCTttccactgacacacacagatcCATTTCTAACATGTCACAAACACAGATAGAGCTTATTCTGTTTCATTTATCACAACCCCCAGAAGTGTTCAGCCTGTGTTCTTCATTCTTCAGATGCAGGAGTGCTGTAATTTAGTCGGTGTCCCTGTGAGCCACATCTTCCCTGTGAAGAACTACCATGAGGAGATCGATACTCAAAATGACATGGATGTGCTGATCCTGAGGGCTCTCACACAGATTGTGCACATAGCAGACGATCTACTGAAGAAGAGAAAAACTGAATCGAAAAAAGGATGTTGTTTCCTATGtggcttttaaaaatgtatttatggtgCACCGGGAACTGGGATGTGTTCCAATGGTTGAGCTTACAGAGAGGGAGATGTACGTAGTTATGAATTCTTTGTTCTTTGCCACTTCTCATCTGTCACTTGACAATAGAAGCGCCATTAATAATACAATCTCCACCCTGTCTCTTCATTCATGATCCGACAAAATCTTCACTTGATCAGCCTCATACTGGAGGCTGGACACATAGTGTTTCCATAACAATAATTTGCTGTTGCCAACATGGGAGTAAGCTATTTCTGTGTATTAGCAAGACTTCTGAGTGATTAGCTGCTATAGGTACATAAGAAAAGAATAACAGTAATTTAACTGCAGTAAATAGTAGCCTAAATAAAGCAGCTGATTGTGCAGCCAAAATAATTTGCAATTTGAAATTTGatgtttcattttataaaaaaaacaaaaaacatttccaGAATTCGGTTTGTAAATTCAGGGGCAGTCCTAGGGTGAGCAGAttgtaacggccaaaactatgtattttgcatgtatcacattatagtgcggtgtgcCCTTTAAGAGACTAATCACTTGACTTGTAACGCACGCTATGTGGTGATGACGCAGAAGGACTATATGTGTGTTTAATGAGGACCCCCATGGATGATAAGTACGCTCTGCCTTCTCgttgttatttttctctttactttatttgtaacgccaagaaagagttaatctctcatgtatgAGAGGAGTGCGTTgccgtgtaccagccattaaatgtgtggaacACCAACTCTGCGTTTTCTCTTTCACTTAATGCatttaacgagttatccgagAAGAAGCGTTACAATTGGCGCCCGAACAACTGAAGCTGGATCCGTCATCTGTGTGGGACCTACGGCGATGAAACCCTAAAACTAGTACGGGAGTTGGGGAGCCGTGAGAGTGTTCAATCGGCATCCTGGAAGCTGGTGAGATTAGCTTGCTAAATCTGGTTGCCATGTGCGCAAGGAAGGAACACCTGTATTTCTGCGTGAGTGGATGACGCAGTTTTGTTGACAGCGGATTAATCTGCAACATTTGGACTTTGTGCTTTATTGAACATTTTGATATTGTTTACAAGCTGGTGGTGATGTTTTTTTGAACGAAATAGTTCAGTTGGAACAAaggattattttttcttttgagggAGTGATCTAATTTAAAAATTTTCCCTGCCTGTTTTCCAAGCAcagactgatatttttttttgtatataatctTTTTGGGATATTTCAGCaaggatttttgtgtgtgtgtgcatgttgaaTTTGACTGCACAAGCGAACAGCagagatttttctttttcaaagacTACTTGTGGTTTATTTTTGTTGTGCATTGGAATTTCGTTTTGAACATTTTGAGGAAACAATACACCTGTTGGAACAGTTTTTCTTCATCGTGAACTGTATTTACTTATGCTGGACTGAGGAATAGTTTCAAACTCCGGACATTTTTCCATGGTCAagtaacatttaattcaatttaaagcAACATATTCTTTTGCTCTCTGCCTATTCTGTTACGAAAAATACTAAGCTCTTGCAAAATAGACTATAACTAActcaaaggaattgttgaattttttttgaagattttatTGATGGTGTGTGCATTTTAATAACGGGTTGTATGGgttacatttagaatttttacAATTTCTAGATTGCTGGTTATGTAAATGCACATTAGCTGATATGGCTTATCACCCAGACTTTAACACTGACTTGACTTACACATTACCAGATTCTGCCCCCAGACAGAGACCAAAGTTACCTAAGCGTGTGAGCCTGGAGACTCAAGTGGAGCTCTTACAAGCTGAAGTATCTGTGTTGCAACAGTGCCTCAACGATTCTCTCCAGTTGCAGCAGAGTATATTAAGACGTTTTGGTCCTCCTGATGTCAACAACCCTGCAGCACCACATGTGCAGCTCCCTCCTATGGCCAGCTCTACGCCACACATCCATATTCCTCCAGACCGAATGCCATTACAAAGTACAACCACCAATAACTTTTCTCACGCAAACACGACTTTCTCACCACAGCCCAATTCTTCTGATGTGAGTAATACTAGTAGAATCCTCGCATCTGTTCTGTACCAGTCAAGGCTTGAACCACCTGTGTTTGCGGGAGACGGACACGTTAGCCCTGAGGATTGGCTACAATCGGTCAATGTGTACAGAACCTCCCTTGATTTAACCGATGCTCAGATTCTTCTCGAGCTGCCACGGTTTTTagcaaaagagccaaagaaaTGGTTTTCAGTCCTTGACGCACATGTCGTTACATGGGCCCAGTTCTGTGATTTCTTCAGGAAAGTCTTTCTTCCTTCTGACAGCCAGGAACAAATAATGAGAGGTATCTTGGACCGTATGCAAAGCCCTGAAGAGCCCCTTCCTACTTTTGTGGCTCACATGCTAAGTGAATTCAGAAAACTGAAAACTCCTCCGCCGGAGCAAGAACAAATCGACCTTATTTGTAAACATGCTCTTGAAAAGTATAGAGTGGCTCTCTATGGAACTTCTGTTTCCTCTGGTATGGATCTTCTGCTGAGGGCTCACGAGCTCCATGTGGTCCTGGGACCAAGTAAATGTTCATTGCCTGCAATGCAGAATAAAGCTAAATTTGTCAAAGAAACCTACTGTTACAAGTGCTCACGCCCTGGCTTCACTTCTCGAACATGTCCAGACTGCAACTCACTTTCTGGAAATGGCTCACAACAAAGTGAGTCCCCTAATGCTCATTCGGAACATGCTCTTGATGCAAGAGTTACAAACGACCCTGAAAGTAGCAATGCAGGGGAAGGAAGCTCATTTGTAAGGCACAAGGGAAACTCCAAAGGGGGGAGGATGATTCGCAGAGGCAATCCTCCCTCCAGAAGATAATTTCGCCTCAACCGTCTAATGCTGCTGTTCCAGAACATCCTGTCCTTTGCCATGTGGAAGATCCCACATCACCTTCCTTTTGGAACACTCCATTTAGAGTCAAGATTAACCTACATGGCCAGGTGTTAGATGCTACACTTGACACAGGCGCATCACTTTCTGCGGTGCAAGCGGACATTGTTCAGAATCATGCCAAACTGAAGGTTAACATTAAACCATGGTCTGCTCCCCCAATCCAACTAGCAGATGGTGGGGCATGCCAACCCTTAGGGCTGACATGGTTGGCATTTGGCTTCATGGGGCAGCGTTTTTATCACAGGTTTGCCATTGTCCCACGCTTACCCTCAACCTTGGTCTTGGGGATGGACTTCATGTTGCGTGCCTCCATCACCATTCACATCCCATCCAGAACTGTTGTCATAGGCAACGATCCTTTATTAATAGAGGAGATGGAAGGCAAGGAAGTGCAGGAGTCGGAAAGCAGTTTGTTATTTATGGAAGTCCTATCTTCCGCACTTCGAGAAAAGGTTGAAGAAGCATGTCTGAGTAATGCTGAGAAGGAACAACTGTCAGGGCTACTTGAAAGTTTTTCTGATCTCTTTGACGGTCATCTGGGTCGCACATCACTAATTGAGCACTCCATTGACACGGGGAACGCCAAGCCAGTCCACCTTCCCCCTTATCGAACCTCCCCAGCTAAAAAGCGTTTGATTGAGGATCAAATAGGAAAAATGTTGAACGATGCCATCATTGAACCGGCAACAGGTCCTTGGGCAGCCCCCGTGGTGATTGTTCAGAAACCTTGTGGTGAACCACGATTTTGTGTGGACTATCGTGGGTTGAACCAGCTTACTGTGAAGGACTCTTATCCATTACCAAGAGTTGATGAGTCCTTAGACTTCCTTTCTAGAGGAAAATTTTTGACCACGATCGACCTTGCTCGGGGATACTGGCAGGTCTCCATGGCAGAAGACTCTAAATCTAAGACTGCTTTTGTTTCACATTGTGGGCTATTTCAGTTCCGTGTGCTTCCATTTGGTCTGTGCAATGCACCAGCGACCTTT
Proteins encoded in this region:
- the LOC127983831 gene encoding interferon-induced protein 44-like — encoded protein: MGASESTEFDKPWRETPWENRELLQKNLRELTLSDSKVKYVRILLAGQVGAGKSSFINSVNSVFQGQITTEALADCVSGTSFTKTYRTYYMGNGQSLLPFVFNDMMGLESGDSEGADPEDIVKALKGLLKEGYDFNPTDSAKKKGYRSKASKSEDLTHCLVYVIAADKVSMMNDEVFKKIKYIRQKASELEIPQAVIMTRVDEACPLVQDDLRKIYTSKKIKQKMQECCNLVGVPVSHIFPVKNYHEEIDTQNDMDVLILRALTQIVHIADDLLKKRKTESKKGCCFLCGF